The Mycobacteriales bacterium genome window below encodes:
- the truB gene encoding tRNA pseudouridine(55) synthase TruB: MATAGLVVVDKPAGLTSHDVVARLRRLIGTRRVGHAGTLDPMATGVLVAGIDRGTKLLGHLAGGDKSYRATIRLGQATTTDDAEGDVLGADELGADEAGGASADDVDDARIRALLNGVVGEFDQVPSSVSAVKVDGRRAYARVRAGETVELAARRVSVARLDLLAVRRPAAGLLDVDVDLDCSSGTYVRAIARDLGAELKVGGHLTALRRTRVGVFDLGHAATLEALAEAGASDADPVRIGLDAAVAMAFDRRDVDGEQARVLGHGGALEPWGRPGPYGVFGPDGRVIALMAERDGAARPVVVLRPA, encoded by the coding sequence GTGGCTACCGCAGGCCTGGTCGTCGTGGACAAGCCGGCCGGGCTCACCTCCCACGACGTCGTCGCCCGGCTCCGCCGGCTGATCGGCACCCGCCGGGTCGGTCACGCCGGCACGCTTGACCCGATGGCCACCGGCGTGCTGGTCGCGGGGATCGACCGCGGCACCAAGCTGCTCGGTCACCTCGCCGGCGGGGACAAGTCCTACCGGGCGACGATCCGGCTTGGCCAGGCCACGACCACCGACGACGCCGAAGGCGACGTACTCGGGGCCGACGAACTTGGGGCCGACGAAGCCGGGGGCGCATCGGCCGACGACGTCGACGACGCACGGATCCGTGCGCTGCTGAACGGCGTCGTCGGGGAGTTCGACCAGGTGCCGTCCTCGGTGAGTGCGGTGAAGGTCGACGGCCGGCGGGCCTACGCCCGGGTCCGGGCCGGCGAGACGGTGGAGCTGGCCGCCCGGCGGGTGTCCGTCGCCCGACTCGATCTGCTCGCGGTACGGCGGCCCGCGGCCGGTCTGCTCGACGTCGACGTCGACCTCGACTGCTCGTCGGGCACCTACGTCCGGGCGATCGCCCGCGACCTGGGCGCCGAGCTGAAGGTGGGTGGGCACCTGACGGCGCTGCGGCGTACCCGGGTCGGCGTGTTCGACCTCGGGCACGCGGCGACGCTGGAGGCACTGGCCGAGGCCGGCGCAAGCGATGCGGATCCGGTGCGGATCGGGCTCGACGCGGCGGTGGCCATGGCTTTCGACCGGCGGGACGTCGACGGTGAGCAGGCCCGGGTGCTCGGCCACGGTGGCGCGCTCGAACCCTGGGGCCGGCCCGGCCCGTACGGCGTCTTCGGTCCGGACGGCCGGGTCATCGCACTGATGGCCGAACGCGATGGGGCGGCCCGCCCCGTCGTCGTCCTCCGGCCGGCCTGA
- the rbfA gene encoding 30S ribosome-binding factor RbfA, producing MVDHQRARRLAVRIREIVATLLENRVKDPRLGMVTVTDAKLTGDLHDATLFYTVYGDDTARAECAAALESAKGVLRSEVGRQIGVRFTPTLTFVADEVPDNARHIDELLAVARSADADLQRVRAGARPAGDADPYRHPEQDDTDDASLDAASGDRG from the coding sequence ATGGTTGATCACCAGCGGGCCCGGAGGCTTGCCGTCCGAATCCGGGAGATCGTCGCGACGTTGCTGGAGAACCGGGTCAAGGACCCGCGCCTGGGAATGGTCACGGTCACCGACGCAAAGCTCACCGGTGACCTGCACGACGCCACGCTCTTCTACACGGTCTACGGCGACGACACGGCGCGCGCGGAATGCGCGGCGGCACTCGAGAGCGCCAAGGGTGTCCTCCGTTCGGAGGTCGGCCGCCAGATCGGCGTGCGCTTCACGCCCACCTTGACGTTCGTCGCCGACGAGGTGCCGGACAACGCCCGGCACATCGACGAGTTGCTCGCAGTCGCCCGGTCCGCCGACGCGGATCTGCAACGGGTGCGGGCCGGCGCACGGCCGGCCGGCGACGCCGACCCGTACCGCCACCCGGAGCAGGACGACACCGACGACGCCTCCCTGGACGCCGCGAGCGGCGACCGGGGGTGA
- a CDS encoding DUF503 domain-containing protein has protein sequence MFTGTLVADLLLGDVHSLKGKRSIVRPLLAELRRRFSVAVAEVGGLDLHRRAVVGVAVVAADAEHVRDVLDGCERLVAGRPEVEVLSVHRRLLADGD, from the coding sequence GTGTTTACCGGGACGCTGGTCGCTGACCTGCTGCTCGGTGATGTGCACTCGCTGAAGGGCAAGCGCAGCATCGTCCGACCCTTGCTCGCCGAACTTCGGCGGCGGTTCTCCGTAGCCGTCGCCGAAGTCGGCGGGCTCGATCTGCACCGACGCGCCGTCGTCGGAGTTGCCGTGGTCGCCGCGGACGCCGAGCATGTGCGAGACGTCCTCGACGGCTGCGAGCGGCTCGTGGCCGGGCGTCCGGAAGTGGAGGTGCTGTCGGTCCATCGCCGGCTGTTGGCCGATGGCGATTAG
- a CDS encoding bifunctional oligoribonuclease/PAP phosphatase NrnA produces MTDAAESPRPPLEQDWTAAVGALTGARSVVLACHVTPDGDALGSMLGLALALRRRGVAVIPSFSEPFVVPDSLQVVPGRNLLVPPDQVPVEPDVLVTLDTGSVDRLGMLADRVAAAGEVIVIDHHRTNTGYGSLHLVDVTAAATAVLIADLVERLGVPLDAEIAACLYVGLSSDTGSFRHAGTTPEVHLLAARLLATGIRPDVISRSLFDSHPAQWLAMLADTIGRARVEPAEVDGLGLVWTSVLLADLLDRGLGLDQAESVIDVVRTVREAEVAVVCKELSDGSWAVSTRSAGRVDVGAVCVGLGGGGHRFAAGYTGHGPIDKVVDELRTALRHAPHLPG; encoded by the coding sequence GTGACCGACGCCGCGGAATCGCCGCGGCCGCCGCTCGAGCAGGACTGGACCGCGGCGGTCGGCGCCCTGACGGGAGCACGCAGCGTCGTCCTCGCCTGTCACGTGACGCCGGACGGTGATGCCCTCGGCAGCATGCTCGGGTTGGCGCTCGCGTTGCGCCGACGCGGGGTCGCGGTCATCCCGAGCTTCTCCGAGCCGTTCGTCGTACCCGACTCGCTGCAGGTCGTGCCCGGGCGGAACCTGCTCGTCCCGCCCGACCAGGTGCCGGTCGAACCCGACGTCCTCGTCACCCTCGACACCGGGAGCGTCGACCGGCTCGGCATGCTCGCCGACCGGGTGGCCGCTGCCGGCGAGGTCATCGTCATCGACCATCACCGCACCAACACCGGCTACGGCTCGCTGCACCTGGTCGACGTCACGGCCGCGGCGACCGCGGTCCTCATCGCCGATCTTGTCGAACGGCTCGGCGTCCCCCTCGATGCGGAGATCGCGGCGTGTCTCTACGTCGGGCTCTCCAGCGACACGGGGTCCTTCCGGCACGCCGGGACGACGCCCGAGGTGCACCTTCTCGCGGCCCGGTTGCTCGCCACCGGGATCCGGCCGGATGTCATCAGCCGGTCGCTGTTCGACTCGCACCCGGCGCAGTGGCTCGCGATGCTCGCCGACACGATCGGCCGCGCCCGGGTCGAGCCGGCGGAGGTCGATGGTCTCGGCCTGGTGTGGACCTCCGTCCTGCTCGCCGACCTGCTCGACCGGGGCCTCGGGCTCGACCAGGCGGAGAGCGTCATCGACGTGGTCCGCACCGTCCGGGAGGCCGAGGTCGCCGTGGTGTGCAAGGAGCTGTCGGACGGATCGTGGGCGGTGTCGACCCGTTCCGCCGGGCGGGTCGACGTCGGCGCGGTGTGCGTCGGTCTCGGCGGCGGCGGGCACCGGTTCGCGGCCGGCTACACCGGGCACGGCCCGATCGACAAGGTGGTCGACGAGCTGCGGACGGCACTGCGGCACGCGCCCCACCTCCCGGGGTGA
- a CDS encoding bifunctional riboflavin kinase/FAD synthetase, whose product MQRWRGVDGTPSGWGRCVVTIGVFDGVHRGHQQIIGRAVARARDTGLPSVVITFDPHPSEVVRPGSHPPRLTSRARRAELFEQLGVDVMCVLPFTVEFSRLQPAEFVHQVLVEHLHAAAVVVGENFRFGHKASGDVSTLRALGASFGFATEAVPLITDDDMAFSSTYVRSCIDAGDVAAAARALGRDHRIEGIVVRGAGRGRKLGYPTANLRLEQYTAVPADGVYAGWVILDGRRLKAAISVGTNPTFEGRVRTVEPHILDFDEDIYGEPMAVEFTARLRPMERFDRVDDLIAAIDRDVAATRTILR is encoded by the coding sequence GTGCAGCGGTGGCGAGGAGTGGACGGCACCCCGAGCGGATGGGGCCGCTGTGTGGTGACCATCGGGGTCTTCGACGGCGTTCACCGCGGCCACCAGCAGATCATCGGCCGGGCGGTCGCCCGGGCCCGCGACACCGGCCTGCCCTCGGTCGTGATCACCTTCGACCCGCACCCGAGCGAGGTGGTCCGCCCCGGCAGCCATCCGCCGCGGCTCACGTCGCGCGCCCGCCGGGCTGAGCTGTTCGAACAGCTCGGGGTCGACGTCATGTGCGTGCTGCCGTTCACCGTGGAGTTCAGCCGCCTGCAGCCGGCGGAGTTCGTGCACCAGGTGCTGGTCGAGCACCTGCACGCGGCGGCGGTCGTCGTGGGGGAGAACTTCCGGTTCGGCCACAAGGCGTCCGGCGACGTGTCGACCCTGCGGGCGCTGGGCGCCAGCTTCGGGTTCGCCACCGAGGCCGTCCCGCTCATCACCGATGACGACATGGCGTTCTCCTCCACCTATGTCCGGTCCTGCATCGACGCCGGCGACGTCGCGGCCGCGGCCAGGGCGCTCGGCCGCGACCACCGGATCGAGGGCATCGTCGTGCGCGGGGCGGGTCGCGGGCGCAAGCTCGGCTATCCCACCGCCAACCTGCGGCTCGAGCAGTACACCGCGGTGCCTGCGGACGGCGTCTACGCCGGCTGGGTGATCCTTGACGGCCGCCGGTTGAAAGCCGCCATCTCGGTCGGCACCAACCCGACCTTCGAGGGGCGGGTCCGCACCGTCGAACCGCACATCCTGGACTTCGACGAGGACATCTACGGCGAACCGATGGCGGTGGAGTTCACCGCCCGGCTGCGGCCGATGGAGCGCTTCGACCGGGTCGACGACCTCATCGCCGCGATCGACCGCGACGTGGCGGCGACCCGCACGATCCTGCGGTGA